AATCAAACTGTCGGTTATTGGATCCACTGAAGAAGTTGCTTCATCCAAAACCAAAATCCTCCTCTTTCTCAGTATAACCCTTCCCAAACAAACAAGCTGCCGCTGACCCACGCTCCAGTTTTCGCCGTTCTCTATGACTGGATTCCGATTTACAAGATCACCAGTAAAGAAATGGCATAAAACAAAACAGTTTAGTCAAGGGACATTCTGGTACCTGTAGATTCAAGCTTATGCCCAGTCTTTCTAATTTCATCTCCAAGATGACACGAGTCCAATGCCTAGATAACAATAGGACACATAAACTATTTTGGCCATGCCATCAAAATACTACTGTAGCAAATACGGCAATGAAAATAACAAGTAAACTTGGAAGTACCTCCCAGATTTGCTCATCACTATATTCATTCAGAGGATCGATGTTGCTGCGCAGAGTCCCCTCAAACATAACAGGATCTTGTGGAATGATGCTCAGTCTTGTCCGTAGGTCATGCAGCCCAATGGTGCAGATGTCTATGCCATCTATCAATATTTGCCCAATGCATGGATCGATGATGCGGAATAGTGCCTGTATCAAGGTCGACTTTCCACCACCTGTCCTTCCAACTATACCGGTCTTCATTCCTCCTGGTAAGGTGAAGGTCAGGCCTTTCAAAACAAAACGCAATTGCGGTGCATATTTCACCTGGATCACATACATCAAAACTGTCACCAATTACTAATAAACGAAAGTGCGAATACTTGAGTAATATGACTAATATCTTGATAATGAAGGTGAAAACATGAACTTTGGAAGTCCCACCTACATATATACTGATGTAACTAGCTGCAATAATTGTAAGAAGAGAATATATAAAGTTCAAGAAACAAACATAAACGTTACGAAGCTCGATTTCTCCCTTTGCTGGCCACTGGCAATTCGGTCTACTTTCTGATATTGTAAGAGGTGGCTCAGAAGGAATAGTCGTGTATTGCAACATTCTTTCTACAGATATCATTGAATTTTCCAAACAACACAGGACCGCAATAGCCCACCCTTGTAGCATACCCAGACTTAGTCCGTAAGTGACTGCAAGGCCAGCTGTCTCTGTATGAATATAATATAATTAGCACTAATTAATGATGTTAATACACATTGTAAACGAATTTTATCTGACTAACAAAAGCATGTTTACTTACTTGGATCGATTAGATCAGTTGGGAAGCTGACCAGAAGTATTAAGGAGAACCCGAAAATAAATAATGAAAGAATATCCAAGCGCAAGCTCAGCCATTCCAATGCAGCAGCATTATATAAACATGGCCGAGAAAAGTTATCCATCAAATGACCGGTAGAACTGATGAACTGACCTTCCTTATTAAAGCATCTAATGATATTTGAGCCAGTAATCGATTCAGCAAAATGCTGCATCACAGGGGCTCTGCAAACTCCAATTAACCTTTGCAACTCCCTAGCAGCATTTATGTAATATCGCTGAAAGGGAAGGAAATGAATGATGATTAGTAAAATAACATGAGGTGCACCAATGAATTTCGTATAATACACATATACATAATTTTCATTTGGACGTGCAATATGGTGAGCATTATACAGAAAATGTAGTATCATAAGGAATAACTTATTAGTTTGCCAAAATATGTTTACGAAAGGTTAAAGTGCACGATTTATATGATCTCCCTGTTAAATTTCTACAGTTTCTGACgggaaaaaaattctacagTTTCCACTTGAGTCCCTAACATTGAGAACTGCACCTACCAATTTAACACATGATATTCATGTGAAATCACTGAGATTAACAACTTACCTCAGAACAAAATTGTTTGCTTTCGGTTCAACTGCAGTCATTTGTCAGAACTCAGAACTCCTACTTCAATAGGTAGAACTGCCTTTTGCTGCACAATTTCTGATTGCTAAATTATGTTGGATTTGACCTTGATCTACCCTAATTTCCTTATGCAAAGTCTTGGGATCATTCTTGCATTAATAATTAGCTGTGAATCAACGTGCGCATACTTTCTCTATGAATGACAAAAATGGTGGATACCAACCAAAAATTCGAATCAAACAGAGCAAATTACatactccgtttcataattcttgtcgtggttttagttcaaattatgaaacggagggagtactatataatAACTTGAGAAGTATATTACCTGATACCACAGGGATGCAACAATAACGGGGACAAAAATTACAAAGACTGGCCATGCAACCCTTGACATTAGAACAACTGTTCCAACAAGTTCGAAGGCCGGAAACAGAAGGTAGCCCATCAGGTCAAAAATTCTGATATCCACTGCGCTTTGGTCGGTCGAAGCCTGCAATTTGATTTGACTTTCAGCGCTAACCCAATCAAAAAGCTAATAGCACTCCAGGGACACGTAACATAAGTTTCTAAAGCTAACATCTTACTCTATTCAAGATGCGTCCACTAGGAGTAGAGTCAAAGAAAGACATCGGAGCTCGGAAGATGCATTGATGCATCTTATGAAATAGTATAGTGGCAGTCTTACATCCAGCCATGACAAGAAGATGGGACCGTATGAAGATGCACAATGAGGTAACAAGTGCTAATGCAACATATACATTTATCATCATTAAGCTACTGACTGGAGGATCCACATCtttagatattggagctgccCAAGCCATCCATAAATTGCTTCCAATTTGAAGAAATTGAAAAATGATCTGAGATAGCAAAATAAGTGGCACAAGTGCTCCCTTGTATGCCATTGTAATATATTTCCAGTAGACAACAAATCCAACCCGGcctttctccctctcttcttcttgtacAAGTTGACCATTTCCAACAATTCCTTCTCCTTCAATTTTATGATCATTTTCCCCGTCTTCTGTGAATAGGGTGCTTCTATTGCCATCAGGATGATGACTACTATCAGAATGACTACCTGGAAGCTCCAACATGTCTAGAGTGGATAAGGCATCCTTATGTGACACAACTAATTCCATTAACTCTTCTCCAGAATTAATAATTTCAGTGTAATCCCCTTTTTGTGTTATTTTTCCATCTTTCAAGACCTGAAATGTGAAGGGAATAATTGAAAAGGAAAATCTTCATGCATGTATCATAAAGTAGAGACTTAGACATCAGAAGCCAAATTACCAGGATAACATCAGCTGAGGGTAAGAATTCAATATGATGTGTAACATACAAGACAGTTTTTGAAGCTAAAATTCCAAGCAAGCACTCCTGCAAAAATATAAGTCATAATCAAGTTCTATTTGATagaaacaaatatttcatTCACTCCAAGATCATACTCAAGGACATAATAGCTCAAAACTGCTTAGCCAATATAAGCCAACCCCCAAATAATATGATTAAAATAACTATGAAAAACATCATCATGGAATGGACATAGAAGCACATTGCGTCTCCCATCCTAGATGAATTCGAGATAAGCTACTACTTCTATTCCAAATTTGATTCATTTTAGTGAGATAAGTATATATTTGTAGATTTGTTTCTCTAGGAAACAGATGTCGACCAGATTAGCCTATCTAATGGTTGCCAGTACTAGTACTCGGATAGATTGGATAGAAAAAGGACAAACCATACCGAAAAATAAGGCATTCACGCTACTTGGTTCTATGTGCATCAGGCTGAAACTACATCCATGTTTAAACAATATAGCGGATACCGAATAAACTATTGGATGCGAAATTTGTATGTGGTCTGCACCAGAAAAAAAGGACAAGAGGCTAAAACGGGAACTATTTCTACGTTGGACTTGATTTTACGCAACCTTATTTTCGTACGAACATTTACAAGTGTGCACATAGTAATTCTACAAAATTACATGTTAGTTTTCCggcatatttttttaatttggcaTTATGTTTTCCCGCTGAGGGCATTAGTGCCCGAGCCGCAAATGTTATTTTGGGGTATAAGAATACGAATTGCTACTACTGATCTGAAGTTTAATTTGACATTGCAGACACCAATGATaagaaaggagagaaaagATTTAGTGATTTTAAAGTTTCGACACTACCCTTGCAGTGACGATCGGAGAGAGAGCATGTGCTAAACATAAAGTGTAATCATTTTACTTGAACAAATATTTAAACAATAATACGTGCATAAATCAACTAAAGTTATTTGTTTTAGCATGCATTGTTCAGTGTACGTTGAGAACAAGCAAATAGAAAATCTATACCTTGAATAAGTGCAACCCAGTATGAGCATCAACCGCACTAAATGGATCGTCAAACAGAAAGATATCAGCATCTTGGTACAAAGCACGGGCAATTTGTATCCTTTGTTTTTGTCCGCCACTAAGGTtaatgcctctctctcctaTAATCGTCTGGTCACCCAGCGGTAATATATTCAGATCCTTTATCAGAGAGCATACTTCAAGGACCTTTTCATACCTTTCCCTATTCATTTGCGTGCCAAAAAGTATATTGTCTTCAATTTTCCCACTTTGTATCCAAGGTGACTGGCTGACAAAAGCAATCCTTCCACAAGTTTGAACTTCTCCTGACAATTTTGGTATTTCTCCGAGTATGCAAGACAGTAAACTTGATTTACCAGATCCAACTGTTCCACAGATGGCAACCTTCATACCTTGTTGTATACGGAAGTTCAGGTCTTGCAGAGTAGGCACTTGCGAGGACCTATTCCAAGAGAAATGACCGTTCCTTATCTCAATTGATACATCGGTGGTACCTGTCAGAAGTTTAGTTACAGCATCACACGATAGCTCCTCAAGTCCTAGAAATGAGCATATCCTATCAAGTGATACTTTGCTCTGGACGGCCATAGAGATTGTGTCGGGGAGACCATTGATAGGTCCTTGAAGCTGCCGAAATGTTGCCAAAGCAGCTAATACTTTACCAGTTTCTAGTGGAATGCCCAAAAGGATGCAAGTTCCAAAAGTGATCATAGCAACGAAAGCAGGAGCACCAAAGAAGACAGATATAAGCATAGCCGAAGTGTATACGTTTTTCTTTAGCCAATTCATCTCTTCCTTCCTCAACTCCATGATCTTGGACAAGAAGATCATTTCCCATCCTTGAAGCTTGAGAACACGCATGTTCTTCAAGATCTCAGACGTAGCCCTCATCCTGGCATCCTTGGCACTCATCGTTTTCTCTTGATAATTTTGCTCCATCCTCCCTATTGGTATATTAGCCAGCATTGTCAAAACAGTGGCAGCAAGGGCGGCAAATGCTGCCAAACCAAGTGTGGAGTACAAGATAAGCATGGCTAAGATAATTTGCACAGGAATCAGCCAAAGATCGTGCATGCACCGACTGAAACCTGCCACGCACTCGGCATCAAGGCTCATAACATTGATCATCTCTCCACTTGAGCTGCTTTGCCTGGACTGATTAGAGAGGGCAAGGACTTTTTGGTAAACAATAGCAACAAGTGCTGACTGGGCACGCACGCCTACTTGTTGTAGTCTGAAGTGCAAATGCCTTGTTGAGAGGCCTTCAATGAATTGGGCCGCAACAAATGCCAATGCTAATAGGTAGCCTTGTTTACTGTATCTTGGGCTTGTATTCAGGTAGTCGATAAAGTACTGAATCAGGTAGGGACCAACATATGAAGCAACAGCACTGAGTAAGGCATAAACTGCAGTGACAAGGATTAGTCTCCACGTTGTGAGGAAAATAGCTTTGGCCAGCTTAATGCTTGTGTACTGCCTTGTTGCAGAAACCCACTCAAGCTTTGCCTTGATGTTAGGGAGGACCCCATGAAAACTGTCATGGTCATCCAAGAGTGGCACATCATCAAGATCTAGCGTTTTCCTTCTGCCGAGATCAAGTAAAGGGCCCATCCAAGAGAAAGTGATAATGCTAAACCATCCAGCATCTGTGAAAAGTGATCTATTACTGCTCGTTGCCCCAGATTGGGAAGAAGCTGCCTTGTCCAAGAGTGATTGCTTCATGATTGATAACCTAATAACTCCTGATCATCAGAAAAAGACGTAATCCTTAATATAATTATTAATGCGGGGAGCAGAGCATAGAACCCTCATGTTTtatataaaagaaaaaccaa
The Brachypodium distachyon strain Bd21 chromosome 2, Brachypodium_distachyon_v3.0, whole genome shotgun sequence genome window above contains:
- the LOC100843352 gene encoding ABC transporter C family member 3, which produces MKQSLLDKAASSQSGATSSNRSLFTDAGWFSIITFSWMGPLLDLGRRKTLDLDDVPLLDDHDSFHGVLPNIKAKLEWVSATRQYTSIKLAKAIFLTTWRLILVTAVYALLSAVASYVGPYLIQYFIDYLNTSPRYSKQGYLLALAFVAAQFIEGLSTRHLHFRLQQVGVRAQSALVAIVYQKVLALSNQSRQSSSSGEMINVMSLDAECVAGFSRCMHDLWLIPVQIILAMLILYSTLGLAAFAALAATVLTMLANIPIGRMEQNYQEKTMSAKDARMRATSEILKNMRVLKLQGWEMIFLSKIMELRKEEMNWLKKNVYTSAMLISVFFGAPAFVAMITFGTCILLGIPLETGKVLAALATFRQLQGPINGLPDTISMAVQSKVSLDRICSFLGLEELSCDAVTKLLTGTTDVSIEIRNGHFSWNRSSQVPTLQDLNFRIQQGMKVAICGTVGSGKSSLLSCILGEIPKLSGEVQTCGRIAFVSQSPWIQSGKIEDNILFGTQMNRERYEKVLEVCSLIKDLNILPLGDQTIIGERGINLSGGQKQRIQIARALYQDADIFLFDDPFSAVDAHTGLHLFKECLLGILASKTVLYVTHHIEFLPSADVILVLKDGKITQKGDYTEIINSGEELMELVVSHKDALSTLDMLELPGSHSDSSHHPDGNRSTLFTEDGENDHKIEGEGIVGNGQLVQEEEREKGRVGFVVYWKYITMAYKGALVPLILLSQIIFQFLQIGSNLWMAWAAPISKDVDPPVSSLMMINVYVALALVTSLCIFIRSHLLVMAGCKTATILFHKMHQCIFRAPMSFFDSTPSGRILNRASTDQSAVDIRIFDLMGYLLFPAFELVGTVVLMSRVAWPVFVIFVPVIVASLWYQRYYINAARELQRLIGVCRAPVMQHFAESITGSNIIRCFNKEGQFISSTGHLMDNFSRPCLYNAAALEWLSLRLDILSLFIFGFSLILLVSFPTDLIDPKTAGLAVTYGLSLGMLQGWAIAVLCCLENSMISVERMLQYTTIPSEPPLTISESRPNCQWPAKGEIELRNVYVKYAPQLRFVLKGLTFTLPGGMKTGIVGRTGGGKSTLIQALFRIIDPCIGQILIDGIDICTIGLHDLRTRLSIIPQDPVMFEGTLRSNIDPLNEYSDEQIWEALDSCHLGDEIRKTGHKLESTVIENGENWSVGQRQLVCLGRVILRKRRILVLDEATSSVDPITDSLIQKTLKQHFTECTVVTIAHRITSVLDSEKVILLDNGEIAEHDSPATLLEDTSSLFSKLVSEYTMGSNFR